In one Candidatus Cloacimonas sp. genomic region, the following are encoded:
- a CDS encoding BatD family protein, protein MKKIILLFMFLPLLLNALKVDVAVNKNVITTGEQLELTLKISDNNRIKVVEPTPPSIPLFSFRNVTSSSNSSVVLEGTKLISDFSETFRFIYIPLKTGKTTIPAFKVKVDGRYYSTREIGVEVIKGIAKQPSQSSPPVQGFGSFGFDEPDYWDDRDEWSGNTFLVALPQSQTIYRGFPAIVSYYLYTDEMVSSFNLENEIDSDGYGKSTYEQPTALNYEDVSWNGKKYKRALIKKLAIIPNKEGRLQAPILEGSARLYSFGYLNKNLRSEGGILNVLPLPANNVPSAFGGAVGNFNLSHSLSRQKLSLGETITFTLKIEGRGNFNQFSAPQFVSGKGFQVSSPMVIDNLKAGIEGIRTYYYTLIPQDKGVYELPDLTFAWLDNERGVYKVYHSPREKIEVSSANVLNYFSRFKQSLSPKSMLPKVIRPTYPAYIPYVQRLWYWVLAFLIIGSTMFMAFFALEHKMKRDNPERYASLKAEKVLLRYLKPATEAARNNSTDFYLLAEKALFEYLASKYKLSNRLSNSEKLQALSEKNIPDWLLQEVQLFLEHSQAARFMPETDRVENLAEDLTRIRQIFTGFSRLGKFNNNRKRNV, encoded by the coding sequence TTGAAAAAAATAATATTGTTGTTTATGTTCCTTCCGCTTCTTTTAAATGCTTTGAAAGTTGATGTAGCGGTGAATAAAAATGTAATCACTACAGGCGAGCAATTGGAGCTAACTTTAAAGATATCAGATAATAACAGAATTAAAGTTGTGGAACCAACTCCTCCTTCCATTCCACTTTTCAGTTTTCGCAATGTAACAAGTTCTTCCAATAGTTCCGTAGTTTTGGAAGGCACCAAATTAATTTCTGACTTTTCAGAGACCTTTCGCTTTATCTATATTCCGCTCAAAACAGGAAAAACTACCATACCTGCATTTAAAGTAAAAGTAGATGGACGCTATTATTCCACCCGGGAAATTGGCGTTGAAGTTATTAAAGGAATTGCCAAACAGCCCAGCCAAAGTTCACCTCCCGTTCAGGGTTTTGGTTCTTTTGGTTTTGATGAACCAGATTATTGGGATGACAGAGATGAATGGTCTGGCAATACTTTTTTGGTTGCTTTACCACAAAGCCAAACCATTTATCGTGGTTTTCCCGCCATCGTTTCTTACTATCTTTATACCGATGAAATGGTTAGCTCTTTCAATTTGGAGAATGAAATTGATTCCGATGGCTATGGCAAAAGCACTTATGAACAACCCACGGCACTAAATTATGAAGATGTAAGCTGGAATGGCAAAAAGTATAAACGCGCTTTAATAAAAAAATTGGCTATCATTCCCAATAAAGAAGGTAGGTTACAAGCACCTATTTTAGAGGGTTCAGCTCGTCTTTACAGTTTTGGCTACTTAAATAAAAACCTGCGTAGTGAGGGAGGCATCCTAAATGTTCTGCCTTTACCGGCAAACAATGTTCCATCAGCTTTTGGGGGAGCGGTAGGCAATTTTAACCTTAGCCATTCTCTTTCTCGCCAAAAATTATCTTTGGGGGAAACCATCACCTTCACTTTAAAAATTGAGGGCAGGGGTAATTTTAATCAGTTTTCCGCACCTCAATTTGTTTCCGGAAAAGGTTTTCAGGTTTCCAGTCCGATGGTCATTGACAATTTGAAAGCCGGCATTGAAGGCATCAGAACCTATTATTACACTTTGATTCCTCAGGATAAAGGGGTTTATGAACTTCCTGATTTAACTTTTGCTTGGTTAGATAATGAGCGTGGCGTTTATAAAGTATATCACAGTCCCAGAGAAAAAATAGAGGTCTCTTCCGCCAATGTGCTAAATTATTTCAGCCGTTTTAAGCAATCGCTCAGTCCCAAATCGATGCTGCCCAAAGTAATCCGCCCCACTTATCCGGCATACATTCCTTATGTTCAACGCTTATGGTATTGGGTTTTGGCGTTTTTAATAATCGGCTCCACAATGTTTATGGCTTTTTTTGCCTTGGAACATAAAATGAAAAGAGACAATCCTGAACGCTATGCTTCTTTAAAAGCGGAAAAAGTTCTTTTACGATATTTGAAACCAGCCACGGAAGCTGCCCGTAATAATTCTACGGATTTTTATCTTTTGGCGGAAAAGGCATTATTTGAATATCTTGCTTCCAAATATAAACTCTCCAATCGCCTTTCCAACAGCGAAAAATTGCAAGCGTTAAGCGAGAAAAATATTCCGGACTGGTTGCTGCAAGAAGTTCAACTATTTTTGGAACATAGCCAGGCAGCCAGATTTATGCCAGAGACAGATAGAGTGGAAAATTTGGCAGAAGATCTCACTCGCATTCGCCAGATTTTTACGGGTTTCAGTCGCCTGGGCAAATTTAACAATAATAGGAAAAGAAATGTTTGA
- a CDS encoding tetratricopeptide repeat protein, with the protein MTNKLRRIILLAVAIIVLLLLLEILLQPKALRQTFADTFYKAKNYKQAEKLLRKNTIKNDATAFSNLGKCLYKQNQYPEADSAISLALEKTKNKKDLLYDRGNTAFQQKEYQKALDDYKEALLLNPNDEDLRANYELTLRKIQKQPTPQPQVTQNKNNQKEEEIRNILKGLDNKESTDRQQQKSNQSSKTDKWW; encoded by the coding sequence ATGACTAATAAATTGCGCCGGATAATTTTACTCGCTGTGGCAATCATTGTCTTATTACTGTTATTGGAAATTTTATTACAACCCAAAGCACTGCGTCAGACCTTTGCCGATACCTTTTATAAAGCCAAAAATTATAAACAAGCAGAGAAGTTATTACGCAAAAATACCATAAAAAACGACGCCACCGCTTTTTCTAACTTAGGTAAATGTCTTTATAAGCAAAACCAATATCCGGAAGCGGACTCTGCCATTTCTCTGGCTTTGGAGAAAACAAAGAATAAAAAAGACCTACTTTACGATCGTGGAAACACTGCTTTTCAACAAAAAGAATATCAAAAAGCATTGGACGACTATAAAGAGGCACTGCTTTTAAATCCCAATGATGAGGATTTGCGGGCAAATTATGAACTAACTTTACGCAAAATACAAAAACAACCCACTCCTCAACCGCAAGTAACCCAAAATAAAAACAATCAGAAAGAAGAAGAAATCCGCAATATTCTAAAAGGTCTGGATAATAAAGAAAGCACGGATAGACAGCAACAAAAATCCAATCAAAGCTCCAAAACCGATAAATGGTGGTAA
- a CDS encoding VWA domain-containing protein translates to MNIANPYFLVLSVICLIFFILLFRRERYLQRRFNKYAEAHLREHYYNSQSPFWIGFKLFLVILALASVIVALARPEWDYEKKDLQSSGMDIIFAIDVSKSMDATDMMPSRLLRAILQIGSFLEQIKTDRIGIIAFAGTATLECPLTDDYEAVKIVLNGLNSNSVEIPGTNIGSALNMAATAFPEGSKSNTLILISDGEDLENSALRKAKELKTKGIRVYTMGVGSPEGTLIRNPETGEEVQSKLDEKTLQEIARITDGEYYRVTPGGEEIQLILKRIYESESSRRGRKVSLLKAQYYLFGILALIFLEIETLINPGKRKKGLLAAEHSNE, encoded by the coding sequence ATGAATATCGCCAATCCCTATTTCTTAGTTCTATCGGTAATCTGCCTGATCTTTTTTATTCTCTTGTTTAGAAGGGAAAGATATTTACAACGCCGCTTTAATAAATATGCAGAAGCACATTTGAGGGAGCATTACTATAATTCTCAATCTCCCTTCTGGATTGGTTTCAAGTTATTTTTGGTCATTCTGGCTTTGGCATCCGTAATTGTAGCTTTGGCAAGACCAGAGTGGGATTATGAAAAAAAGGACTTGCAAAGTAGTGGAATGGACATTATCTTTGCTATAGATGTTTCTAAAAGTATGGATGCCACGGATATGATGCCAAGTAGATTACTAAGAGCCATTTTACAGATTGGCAGCTTTTTGGAGCAGATCAAAACAGATAGAATTGGCATTATTGCCTTTGCTGGAACGGCAACTTTAGAATGTCCTTTAACTGATGATTACGAGGCGGTCAAAATTGTGCTAAATGGTTTGAACAGTAACAGCGTAGAAATTCCGGGAACCAATATTGGCAGCGCACTAAATATGGCTGCCACCGCTTTTCCTGAGGGCTCAAAATCCAATACTTTGATTTTGATTTCGGATGGCGAAGACCTTGAAAATTCTGCTTTACGCAAAGCCAAAGAACTTAAAACCAAAGGCATAAGAGTTTACACAATGGGAGTTGGAAGCCCTGAAGGCACCCTTATTCGTAATCCGGAAACGGGAGAAGAAGTGCAAAGTAAATTAGATGAAAAGACCTTACAAGAAATCGCCCGCATAACCGATGGAGAATATTATCGCGTTACTCCTGGGGGTGAAGAAATTCAGCTGATTTTAAAACGCATCTATGAAAGCGAAAGTTCACGCAGAGGCAGAAAAGTATCCCTACTTAAAGCACAGTATTATCTTTTTGGAATCTTAGCTCTCATTTTTCTGGAAATTGAAACACTGATAAACCCAGGAAAAAGAAAAAAGGGCTTGCTGGCAGCGGAGCATAGTAATGAATGA
- a CDS encoding VWA domain-containing protein, whose protein sequence is MLKFGHPWLLFLLFLIPLYLIWELICNNRRRNYLPHSRVKQLKILAHKQFPYRYLFPVLRSLILFFLIIAIAEPRWGTKSRDLSNKGVDIVMAIDISGSMLAMDFAPQNRLSAAVSVAEDFVKRRPNDRFGLVAFSEYALTQVPLTFDHLAMLNSLNNLKVNEEASATALGMGLAKAVARLKNSTAKSRVIILITDGVSNTGEIDPLTAAEMAKELGIKVYPIGVGSKGLVPFPYSDPIFGNRYIKTIIDLDMDTLNKIASTTGTGKAALATDAKGLTDIMDKIDRLEKTRFTTQFRYNYSEQFMPFLWLAFAFLIIELLLKIVILPVLPDQL, encoded by the coding sequence ATGCTTAAATTCGGTCATCCCTGGTTGCTTTTTCTGCTCTTTCTCATTCCTTTATATCTAATTTGGGAGTTAATCTGTAATAACAGACGCAGAAACTATCTTCCTCATTCGAGAGTGAAGCAACTAAAGATTTTAGCGCACAAACAATTTCCCTATCGTTATCTGTTTCCCGTTTTGCGTTCTCTTATTTTGTTTTTTTTAATCATTGCCATTGCTGAACCCCGTTGGGGAACAAAATCTCGTGATTTAAGTAACAAGGGTGTGGATATCGTTATGGCAATTGATATTAGCGGATCAATGTTAGCTATGGATTTTGCCCCTCAGAATCGTTTAAGTGCAGCGGTAAGCGTAGCTGAGGACTTTGTAAAAAGGCGTCCCAATGATAGATTTGGTTTGGTAGCTTTTTCTGAATATGCTTTAACACAGGTTCCGCTTACTTTTGACCATCTGGCTATGCTGAATTCGCTAAATAATTTGAAAGTTAATGAAGAAGCGTCGGCAACGGCACTTGGGATGGGTTTGGCAAAAGCAGTTGCCCGCTTAAAAAATAGCACCGCCAAAAGTAGAGTGATTATTTTAATCACGGATGGAGTTAGCAATACAGGCGAAATTGATCCTTTAACGGCAGCTGAAATGGCTAAGGAATTGGGCATAAAAGTATATCCCATAGGTGTAGGAAGTAAGGGTTTAGTGCCTTTTCCCTATTCTGATCCTATCTTTGGAAACCGCTACATAAAAACTATCATTGATCTGGATATGGATACTCTAAATAAAATTGCCTCCACCACAGGAACGGGAAAAGCGGCTTTAGCCACTGATGCCAAGGGTCTTACCGATATTATGGATAAAATTGATCGCCTGGAGAAAACCCGCTTTACAACTCAATTCCGTTATAATTATAGTGAGCAATTTATGCCTTTTTTATGGCTGGCGTTTGCTTTTCTGATTATTGAACTATTGCTTAAAATAGTTATTTTACCTGTTTTACCGGATCAATTATGA